The DNA sequence AAATGGTAAATTTAGATCCAGAAAGATTTATGGATAAATATCCACGAGAATTAAGTGGTGGTCAGAAACAGAGAATAGGAGTAGCAAGAGGTTTGGCATCTGACCCGGAAATAATACTTATGGATGAGCCATTTGGTGCTATAGATCCAATAAATAGAGAGGAATTACAAAATTCATTTTTAGAGATTCAAAAGAAAATAAAAAAAACAATAGTATTTGTAACTCACGATATAAGAGAAGCATTAAAATTAGGCGATTATATAACAGTTATGAACAAAGGAATAATAGAGGGAACAGGAAAAAAAGAGGATATAATAAAAGAAACTAAAAATAGTTTTATAAAAGATATATTGGGAGATTTTAGTTATATAAAGTATTTAGAATTTATGAACAGTGATAATAAAATAGAGGAGATAAAAAGAATAGAGAATCAAAATAATGTATATGAAGATAAACAGATAGTATATAGTGATTTTTCTGAAAATTATTATTTTCTTACAGATAGAGAGGAAAAGTTTGTTGGGTATTTAAAAAAAGAAGAATTTAATAAAAATATGAAAAATTTAAAAAAAGATTTTATAGATGAAAGTTCAAATTTATTAGAGGCTTTAAATAAAATGATTTTTAATAAGGAAACAATGATACCTGTATTGAATAATAAAAAACTTATTGGGGTATTAAGATTTGAATCTATTATAGAGTAGTAGCGGTTGACCTATGTTGTCCAGATATTAATATATATATGGGCGAACACAGGGGTTCGCCCATACAGTGTTATTTTTAAACAGTTTATAAGGAGAAAATATGGGATTTGATATATATTACATTTTAGAAAAAATATTTCAACATTTATATATTTTTATAATCTCTTGGGGAATGGCTATAGTTGTAGGGAGTCTTATATCTATATTTATTACAAGAGAAAAACATAAAAAAATTGGAACGAAAATATTGATTTTAACAGGAACATTACAAGCAGTGCCGAGTATTGCTATTATTGCTATAATTTTTTTATTTGTAGGAATAGGAATTGTTCCTGCGATAATATCTTTATTTTTATATAGTTTAGTTCCAATTATATTTAATAATACATCAGCTTTATTAAATGTAGATAAAAATTATATAGAGATTGCTAAAGGTATGGGTATGAATAAAAAGGAAATATTATTAAAAATTGAAATTCCATTATCAATGTCATCTTTTTTTTCAGGAATAAAAAATGCTGCAGTTATAGATATTGCAACTGCTACTGTGGCTTCTGCAATTGGAGGTGGAGGTTTAGGAGAAATAATATATATAGGAATTAGTAATTTTGATAATGAAAGTATAATTTTAGGATCTTTATTGGTATCTTTATTGGCAATTTTTGTGAATGAATCTATAGAAATAGTAGAAAGAAAAGTAATAAAATATAAAGAATATTGATAAAAGATGGAGTATTAAAAGTTTATGAAAACTATGGTAAAAAATAAGAAAACAAAAAAGAATGCAACGCAGAGACGCAGAGGTCGCAAAGATTCACAGAGGAAAACTTGTGTAGAAAATAACATTTAGAAATGGATTTAAAAAGGAAACTTTATTTGACAATATTATAAAAATACATAGGAGGTGAAAACAATGATAAAAGTAATGTTTAATAACACGCTTATAGCTGAAACTAATAATTGTATAGCTGTAGAAGGAAATTATTATTTTCCACTAGAAGATGTAATGATAAAATATTTAGGGAAAAGTGACTATCATACAGTTTGTCCTTGGAAAGGTGATGGAAGTTATTATAATTTGAAAGCAGAGGGAAAAGTAGTAGAAAATGCAGCTTGGTATTATCCAGAGCCAAAAGA is a window from the Haliovirga abyssi genome containing:
- a CDS encoding DUF427 domain-containing protein, with amino-acid sequence MIKVMFNNTLIAETNNCIAVEGNYYFPLEDVMIKYLGKSDYHTVCPWKGDGSYYNLKAEGKVVENAAWYYPEPKEEAKKIKNYIAFDKKVFNISEE
- a CDS encoding ABC transporter ATP-binding protein, encoding MSIEFINISKKYGKFWALKDINLKLQKGKINILIGTSGSGKTTLLKLINRLIDRDSGEILINNKKINDIDVIELRKSMGYVVQEIGLFPHYTVYENIAVVPKLLKWDEEKIKNRVCELLEMVNLDPERFMDKYPRELSGGQKQRIGVARGLASDPEIILMDEPFGAIDPINREELQNSFLEIQKKIKKTIVFVTHDIREALKLGDYITVMNKGIIEGTGKKEDIIKETKNSFIKDILGDFSYIKYLEFMNSDNKIEEIKRIENQNNVYEDKQIVYSDFSENYYFLTDREEKFVGYLKKEEFNKNMKNLKKDFIDESSNLLEALNKMIFNKETMIPVLNNKKLIGVLRFESIIE
- a CDS encoding ABC transporter permease, producing the protein MGFDIYYILEKIFQHLYIFIISWGMAIVVGSLISIFITREKHKKIGTKILILTGTLQAVPSIAIIAIIFLFVGIGIVPAIISLFLYSLVPIIFNNTSALLNVDKNYIEIAKGMGMNKKEILLKIEIPLSMSSFFSGIKNAAVIDIATATVASAIGGGGLGEIIYIGISNFDNESIILGSLLVSLLAIFVNESIEIVERKVIKYKEY